GGTATCTTCTACAtacaaaatgtttctttttgggACGCAGGAAAAAATCGACACCCAAAGCTTACGTtaaaatgtattatattttataaccTTAGTCAtcaacttaatattttgtatcGTAACTTTAGCTATTTTTAACTCATTAAAATCCCTATTTACATAACATATAACCTTTTCGAATTAGGGTTAATcgataacttttttttacaagtctTTGAAAAAGTGCTACAATTAGACTGCTAAAAGCGAACTTCGGACGTGCAAAAAGTGAGTTGTAGGCCACATTTGACTCTTTCCTAGGAGCCTTTTATAGAATGATGGGACACTATAAAGTTCCAGGCAAGAGTTTTCAATTAATCTTATTTCAATGAGTAATTTTCACGTTTCTTAACCTTCTCCACTTTAAATAGCACTAAAGTGACATTTTTGGTGTCACAACGATTTAATCTGATGCTATCAAGACTAaccaaaaaaggcatttaaaCGTGACTATTAGCTATCAAATGAGCCATAAATAACCTCTCCAGCATCTTCCAGGGACCTTCTAGCACTgctgtaaaaaagaaataaaaaaaagaagggagaCATCATCAGTGACCTGCTAGCACTGTCAAAAAAGAAGGGAGACATCACTGCTAGTCATGATGGTGATGTCATGAGGTATGACATCACTTATGTTTTAAGATGAGGATTGTAAACAATCAGTTCAGAGTTTTCAGCGATGGCGGCATTAAGGTGtgcttttcattttagtttgaCGCCAAGATCTATGGCCCTCTGGCTCTTTTTCGGAATTCTCAAAAATGGGTTGTcacaattataaattatttgctAGTGAATCTGAACGATAGCTCCTATTTCTGAATTGGCGTATATTAGGAAATTTTTCTCACTGCACAGTTTCTCAGAAAACACGTTTTTAAGCTTTTGGTTACTTTGGGACGTGGTTCACTCTTCACAAGTTGGAGGTTTCATTGGGATGGTTTTAGTTTCATAGTGAAATTACTTCAATGAGCCCATGGCTGACATTAAGCATTACTAAATGGTTATACGTAATATATTTATGCTCACGTTATGATGCTATTgctttgaaaaaggaaaaccaCGGGAACTAGAATACTGCTTACTAAGTcgttattctatttttttttcaccgaaaATGCAAATTGGTGATAGAAATATCAATTATCGTACGTTAACATATATGCTACAATCCAACGACGATGAATAGTTTTGGTTTTATGGatgttttctaattattttcctattttttagttgaaaatgcGTGCCTGTAATTCAATTACTGTTTTGTTATTTCTAGGAACGATGAAGCTATCCTGCGCAATAATGATCATTTGCAGCATAATGTTGAAATCCATTCATGCCAAGTGCCCCAAAGGCTGGTCTTTGCACGGAGGGTCATGTTACATATTTGAAACAGCGGCAAAAGATTACAGGGAATCCCGAAACAGATGCAAAGAAGTAGGTGGTGACTTGCCCGTCCTCAGGTCTATTGAGGAGCAAAACTTCGTAAAAGAAATGGCGAAACAGCACGATGAAAACACGTGGATTGGCTTAGATAGCACAGAATCAGTGCGACAGTTTGACCTGGATTTCAAATGGATTGATAGTACCTATCCATACTTTGACTACTGGGCGGAAGGTCAGCCAGGTCCAACAGAGAGGCCCAAATGTGTTCAGATATGTAAACATCACGGTTGGAAATGGACAGCTTTTCCCTGCCATTCAACAAGCTGCTTTGTTTGTCAAAAACCTGAGCAATGATTTTACTTGAAGTTCCAAAAACTGTGATTTTTTctttgcatatttatagtttcttttggaaaaaaactaggCGTATTTTGTCCTTgagtattttataaattaaattctttGGTTACTTCTTAGAATCTTGGGCGTAACTAAATGTGTTAAAAATACATGCTTTACCAAATCGAACATGCTTTGATAGACCTAAATATAGAATTTAACAAGTACCTATAATAACTTGTAGAATGCACTTCAGGGATTAAAAAGCAAATCAAATGGACAGCCGATGGAGTAAAGTGTAAAgccactactaatactactcctactactaataataataacccactgcagcaccaaggtgcctgaggccaacacagctacgcatgttCCTATtcctccagcctaatctattcaaggcctccctctttacaccctcccatttccattaaatatttatttatgacatcctccccaccaagacgaggacgacctgcctTCCGTGTAGCCcaagatggttggccaaaaaggacaaccttcggcatatgtcatccttcatccgcagaacatggcctagtcatatcaacctttctttcattatagccctagaaagcgggattgaacaacatttttcgtacaacctactgtttgaaatacggtcagtcagccgggtacccggaaaaatctgtaggcaatttctctggaaaacatctagtaaattttcgtccgcttttcgaagcacccatgcttcagagccatatttgaccactgtcatcactgtagcttccaatattcttggATAAGAATATTCTTCCatataaggtttgctgtcttaccatcacgtgaataccatgtcaacttatgggccatttatgaccaaataccgtattggttataattaGGTTATTACACCTAAAGAATTGCAAAACTCTGTAGCCATTAATGTTTTCATTTCCTACACGAAATTTACCTAAGCTAGGATACCACCTATCCAtgtttctaccaacctgggcattaaaatctcctagcaaaaacaccatatttctacctggtaccctgtctatttgctcctgtagcTCTAagaaaaattcatctgagtcactagtatctccatcagttgttcaacaggggcatataccactataactgataccctgaactttttagtcataaaatgagcaattagttttctattattaataccttacCTGCCTAAACAAGACTCAGctgcttccttattcatcaagAGCCCTACTCCCTCTCTATATACCCcgtccttcctgcctgagtaaagaaATTCTATGTCatctaatttcatgcttcctacccctgggatatgagtttctgaaactcctaataaattcAGTTCAAACCGTCCGAATTCGTCAGTGAAAATGTCGAtttgatagtcattttttaacgttttaaCATTCCgaattccaatttttatgttctttaaatcattgaaactattttggcctcaggaaaagcaataatCTCGGATGCCAGTGCAGGActgggaccaacatatcttctcaagcctataccgaagcgcttaagcttgcttagaaccggacagcaaaaAGTCCGTGGGAATTCCAGTAAGTTgaaggctttgtgcaatcctaggcccatcttggtcaTAACACGGTTTttagcacttggcgatgctcttctatcaacaagagtcgaaatcctgcacagacagtcccaagcctattacctcctactcattatatattcatacctacaaatattatgctactacagggaggcaacccatagtagataaattagctaggaagaggtttcaGCGCGAAAacacccatcaaaacaaaccaagcccagaataTCCAATAGTCAGAATCCCGTaagagtgctgtgttgtttactaggctataatttcctcaaggggtgctactcctcaagtgggaatagtTAACCGCTAGTTCCCCAGTCTTgtaggtaccccgaaagggtcgagacagccctttacagaggccgttgtcccaggatctggatcttacgccctgccggaGTTATCCTCCAATAGAGGATCCTCCTACGATGGAGTTCTGCATCACcttgcaatttaacccattactgggagcaATTTAGGagcaaattttgtcaaattaaaaatgatttcatAGCTTAACATTAGCCCTTCTTTTGTGTCATTCAAAACTCAACACGTGGCTCTATTCTGATTCTTCGGTAGGGTGTTTTGGCTTATCTGTATATTCCTCCTccttcttggaaaaattttctgtcTCTTGTAAGGGGATCCTACATTTTTAAgtgagtcatttttttttttaacaaaactgaatttagttaaaatttgtTTGTGCAACATTGGCCCTAGACGATTTATCTAAGTAAATAAGTGACGAAGAACTTTCAACTCTGTTGGATTTATATTTCCGAAAGAGTAGTCTGTATGgcgaatatttttgaaaattaagttttgaaATCACTTCTTCTAATGTTCTAAAGGGTTcgctatttttgcatttttcgtCTTTTAGGATAGCAGATGCCTCATTAGCTTCACTTCTTAGTGCCCAATCTACTGAATAACACTTTCACATagactttttgtaaaaaattaatcaGCACACGAAAAGCTTGCATGAGGGTGCTGTGAATACAATGgcaacaaaataagaaaataacaattaacAGAATTGGAGAAAATTAGTGAAATGagttttcaaacattttaaagAGATAAGATTTTAGGGGGATACCAAGGAACTATACACAGATTAAAACACAAATAATCGTGCACGTACGAAACATCCATTTCGTAACTCGGAAcaatacaaaattgttttcctttttttttaatttatcagcaCCGTAGAAGTAAAACTATCatttaaaattaggaaaaactAATTAGTTCTAAAACAATTCATTCTGACTATTTTCAATAGTAGCTTAGAGTACTCAGTAGctacatgaaaaaaattcaaatttaaactaaTCAAAATATCTAATCTCTTTGTAATTGGACCCTGTTTATTCCGAGGCTTAAACGCTTTCGACCATTCACgacaaattaataataaaaaaaggtcgtttcaaataaaagtaaagaacgacACAACCTAAAGCTAATTCTTCCTGCTAATTCTTCCAGCTGCCGAGAAGTCAGTCACTGCTACAGGGCTTCGTTGTTATCCTCGTCATGTCTTGCTGCAGTGTTAGCACACAATGTCCCTTTCAACTGCCCAACGGAAAAGCTGCAAGGTAAACCATTAAGGCGGCAGCTGTGTCTGAGACTCACACCTACTGGTGCACTGGCGCCAAACCATCTTCGGCAGATTTTTCGGTGCTGGTGCAACATTTATCGTAATGGGAAGATACATATTCCGTGACAaagaaacgagcaaaaattaacatgagtagggcgcGTAACCCCTATGCCTCCGCAAGACCCGATCactactgaaaaaacaaataaataaacaaatgaccgtggattgttagttaaattgacatatactgacatttcctcgttaaatttttgataattttccatttatgaaagttagaaaggtgaaaacatttcaaacgtattttgttttcaataattatttttatttatttaaattgtaagagaaGAAATAGTCATAGTAGTATCCccagaagtttcaacttaatacccccagtcgttctcgatacaTTGCTGAGGTGTTTTATTGGCAACAATTTAACACAATGTCTTTAGATTTactttcaagcaaaatttaattttaaaacataatggGAAAATTACATAGATACGAGATGTGGGGCTATCCACCCTCCGACCAgtctgagtcttaaaaagggcactagaacttcttattatgaatccagtgagccccctccgaatttTATGCGATCACcgtttctatatataccttatatgtccccaggacataacttaacagctcttgccctgagggttgtgtgtggaaaattttatttgatgtgtttggggaaatggtggccgtgggaggggggttagttacaCTTTAATtgcttttgactgttaaaaaggacactggtcctttcaattttcaatcgaatgagctcttttcgaagtttctacgacaacaaatgaccatctcaaaatcaaaatcggatgtatttcgggaaaataagaGGTGTGTGTAGGGAGGGGTATCCACCTTTCGAtcattctgaatcttaaaaaagcaCTACAACTTCtgatatataccttatatgccccccaaggcataacttacaacccttgccgt
Above is a genomic segment from Artemia franciscana chromosome 15, ASM3288406v1, whole genome shotgun sequence containing:
- the LOC136036253 gene encoding CD209 antigen-like protein E isoform X2, with the protein product MRELVSYCYRFPCIKGTMKLSCAIMIICSIMLKSIHAKCPKGWSLHGGSCYIFETAAKDYRESRNRCKEVGGDLPVLRSIEEQNFVKEMAKQHDENTWIGLDSTESVRQFDLDFKWIDSTYPYFDYWAEGQPGPTERPKCVQICKHHGWKWTAFPCHSTSCFVCQKPEQ
- the LOC136036253 gene encoding galactose-specific lectin nattectin-like isoform X1, which codes for MRELVSYCYRFPCIKGLPAPLETNAPPDGLTASEIGGSICVYLFESIDYLRIFKQGTMKLSCAIMIICSIMLKSIHAKCPKGWSLHGGSCYIFETAAKDYRESRNRCKEVGGDLPVLRSIEEQNFVKEMAKQHDENTWIGLDSTESVRQFDLDFKWIDSTYPYFDYWAEGQPGPTERPKCVQICKHHGWKWTAFPCHSTSCFVCQKPEQ